The following proteins are encoded in a genomic region of Entelurus aequoreus isolate RoL-2023_Sb linkage group LG01, RoL_Eaeq_v1.1, whole genome shotgun sequence:
- the LOC133647213 gene encoding haloacid dehalogenase-like hydrolase domain-containing 5, with product MWCARLQQGLRSSSRCAASRQRAGLLFDVDGVLVRGGSLIPAARRAFRKLLDQNNNFLFPVVFVTNAGSCQRQHKAHQLSRLLDVQIAPEQVVLSYSPLEMLRSFHDKCVLVSGQGPVVDIASTLGFKKVISIEQLREHHPLLDMVDHNRRPTPSATPLQKFPQIEAVVLFGEPVRWETNLQLLVDVLLTNGSPGFAYKTQLSTQLPVLACNMDLVWMAEAPSPRFGHGMFMLCLESVYKKLTGRELQYQALLGKPGLLTYQYAEHVLRLQNQNHKLATIYAIGDNLMTDVYGANLYNRCLAQQHAAMMPPARMFAQSTGSQVTTAVEEDLALAAAQCRSILVCTGVYSPARSSAPGQERYDDGQSNFYGHRDTVMEADLMEPSFVVEDVEAAVDLVLQQQSSATFDL from the exons ATGTGGTGTGCACGTCTGCAGCAGGGGCTCAGGTCCTCATCTCGCTGTGCCGCCAGCAGACAG CGGGCGGGACTCCTCTTTGATGTGGATGGCGTTCTGGTCCGTGGAGGTTCTCTCATCCCCGCAGCGAGACGGGCCTTCAGGAAACTTCTGGACCAGAACAACAACTTCCTGTTTCCCGTAGTGTTCGTCACCAATGCAGGAAGCTGTCAGAGACAACACAAGGCGCATCAGCTGTCTCGCCTGCTGGACGTTCAG ATTGCCCCAGAACAGGTAGTTCTGTCCTACAGTCCCTTGGAAATGTTGAGGAGCTTCCATGATAAATGTGTCCTGGTCTCGGGACAAGGACCTGTTGTAGACATCGCCAGCAC TTTGGGTTTCAAGAAGGTCATCAGCATTGAGCAGCTTAGAGAACATCACCCCCTGTTGGACATGGTGGACCACAACCGGAGACCCACACCCTCC GCCACTCCTCTGCAGAAGTTCCCTCAAATTGAAG CCGTGGTCCTGTTTGGCGAGCCGGTCCGATGGGAGACCAACCTGCAGCTGCTAGTGGACGTCCTTCTGACCAATGGAAGTCCTGGTTTCGCTTACAAGACACAGCTGTCGACCCAGCTGCCGGTGCTTGCATGTAACATGGACCTGGTGTGGATGGCTGAGGCGCCATCTCCACG GTTCGGTCACGGAATGTTCATGCTGTGTCTGGAGTCTGTCTACAAAAAGCTGACGGGACGAGAGCTGCAGTACCAGGCGCTTCTGGGTAAACCCGGTCTGCTAACATATCAGTACGCCGAGCACGTACTGAGACTGCAAAACCAGAACCACAAACTGGCCACCATTTACGCCATTGG TGACAACCTAATGACAGACGTTTACGGCGCCAACCTTTACAATCGGTGCCTTGCTCAGCAGCACGCGGCCATGATGCCTCCCGCCAGGATGTTTGCTCAGAGCACAGGAAGTCAGGTGACGACGGCCGTGGAGGAGGACCTAGCGCTCGCGGCTGCTCAGTGTCGCTCCATACTA GTGTGCACAGGTGTCTATAGCCCAGCTCGGTCGTCTGCGCCCGGCCAGGAAAGGTACGATGATGGCCAGTCCAACTTTTACGGTCACAGGGACACCGTTATGGAAGCGGACCTAATGGAGCCGAGCTTCGTGGTGGAAGATGTGGAAGCTGCCGTCGACCTGGTGCTCCAGCAGCAGAGCTCTGCAACGTTTGACCTATAA